The Mycolicibacterium smegmatis genome has a window encoding:
- the ureE gene encoding urease accessory protein UreE, protein MALGTGLRILDTIVGWSTDQPIAGRLHELRHRHAVEYVHLDAHDLDRKRLRLTSDAGTEYAIALSRDVTLADGAVLLLDDDRAVVVRAGAPQTLTLRAVDTAAALRLGFLAGHLHWKVDQHDDTLVVRLEAPRDDYTARIADLLASGRVQIT, encoded by the coding sequence ATGGCGCTCGGCACCGGCCTGCGGATCCTCGACACCATCGTCGGCTGGAGCACCGATCAGCCGATCGCAGGCCGGTTGCACGAGCTGCGCCACCGCCACGCCGTTGAGTACGTGCACCTCGATGCGCACGACCTGGACCGCAAGCGTCTGCGCTTGACATCGGACGCCGGCACCGAGTACGCGATCGCACTGTCGCGCGACGTCACGCTCGCCGACGGCGCGGTGCTGCTCCTCGACGACGATCGTGCGGTGGTCGTGCGCGCAGGCGCACCGCAGACGCTGACGCTGCGCGCCGTCGACACCGCGGCGGCCCTGCGTCTCGGGTTCCTCGCGGGGCACCTGCACTGGAAGGTCGATCAGCACGACGACACCCTCGTGGTGCGTCTGGAGGCCCCGCGCGACGACTACACCGCGCGCATCGCCGACCTGCTGGCGAGCGGCCGGGTCCAGATCACATGA
- a CDS encoding amidase — translation MELYELPLIEVAEKIRTKEVSPVEVAESSLARLEEVEPLLTAFVTTTPELALEQAKAAEKEIADGKYRGPLHGIPLGVKDLYDTAGIRTTSSSAQRADHVPDADCVSVAKLYDAGMILVGKTHTHEFAYGATTPTTGNPWAPDRTPGGSSGGSGAAVAAGVVHVALGSDTGGSIRIPAALCGTVGLKPTYGRASRVGVASLSWSLDHVGPLSRNVTDAALVMQAMSGYDRRDPGTANVPVPDMVSGIDAGVAGKKIGIPVNYYTDRVAPEAAEAAKAAAATFEKLGAQLVEVEIPMAEHIVPTEWAIMMPEATAYHMDYLRNSPEKFTDEVRTLLEVGAAEPAVDYVNAMRLRTLIQAAWNEMFTGIDVLLAPTVVAPATLRSDPFVRWEDGTVEAATAAYVRLSAPANVTGLPSLSVPAAFTADGLPLGVQILGKPFAEPEILTFGYALEQNTDTVGRIAPVLEKVG, via the coding sequence ATGGAACTCTACGAACTGCCACTGATCGAGGTCGCCGAGAAGATCCGCACCAAGGAGGTCTCACCGGTCGAGGTCGCCGAGTCGTCGCTCGCGCGCCTGGAGGAGGTCGAACCGCTCCTGACCGCGTTCGTCACCACCACGCCCGAACTCGCCCTCGAGCAGGCCAAGGCCGCCGAAAAAGAGATCGCCGACGGCAAGTACCGCGGTCCGCTGCACGGAATTCCGCTGGGCGTCAAGGATCTCTACGACACCGCGGGTATCAGGACCACGTCGAGCTCGGCGCAGCGCGCCGACCACGTCCCCGACGCCGACTGTGTTTCGGTGGCCAAGCTGTACGACGCGGGCATGATCCTGGTCGGCAAGACCCATACACACGAATTCGCCTACGGTGCAACAACGCCCACCACCGGCAACCCGTGGGCGCCGGACCGCACCCCGGGCGGATCGAGCGGCGGTTCGGGTGCCGCGGTCGCCGCGGGCGTCGTGCACGTCGCACTCGGTAGCGATACAGGCGGATCCATCCGCATCCCTGCCGCGCTGTGCGGCACCGTGGGCCTCAAGCCGACGTACGGGCGCGCGTCGCGCGTCGGTGTCGCCTCGCTGTCGTGGTCCCTGGACCATGTGGGCCCGCTGAGCCGCAACGTGACCGACGCGGCCCTGGTGATGCAGGCCATGTCGGGATATGACCGCCGCGATCCCGGGACGGCCAACGTGCCCGTGCCCGACATGGTTTCGGGTATCGACGCCGGTGTGGCGGGGAAAAAGATCGGCATCCCGGTCAACTACTACACCGACCGGGTCGCCCCCGAGGCCGCCGAGGCAGCGAAGGCGGCCGCGGCCACCTTCGAGAAACTCGGCGCCCAACTGGTCGAGGTCGAGATCCCGATGGCCGAGCACATCGTGCCGACCGAATGGGCGATCATGATGCCCGAGGCGACCGCGTATCACATGGACTACCTGCGCAATTCGCCCGAAAAGTTCACCGACGAGGTCCGCACGCTGCTCGAGGTCGGTGCCGCCGAACCCGCGGTCGACTACGTCAACGCGATGCGTCTGCGCACCCTGATCCAGGCCGCGTGGAACGAGATGTTCACGGGCATCGACGTGCTGCTGGCCCCCACCGTCGTCGCGCCCGCGACCCTGCGCTCCGACCCGTTCGTGCGATGGGAGGACGGCACCGTCGAGGCCGCGACCGCCGCGTATGTGCGGCTGTCGGCGCCGGCCAACGTCACGGGACTGCCGTCGCTCTCGGTACCCGCGGCGTTCACGGCCGACGGCCTGCCGCTGGGCGTGCAGATCCTGGGCAAGCCGTTCGCCGAGCCCGAGATCCTGACGTTCGGCTACGCCTTGGAGCAGAACACCGATACGGTCGGCCGGATCGCGCCGGTCCTGGAGAAGGTGGGCTGA